The following are encoded in a window of Halosimplex halophilum genomic DNA:
- a CDS encoding phosphotransferase family protein → MTDRTIPHAQITELLARIRPTWTVESATPASDGSHVVYFLDVATPNGPRECVLKATRPDQSPVCDDEARVLAVLGAHTDLPVPAVFGAVDDDPDLPTPAFLASVLPGANHSRTAFPEFSPEAIRELGRSTGRLLAELHRFDAVDAYGFVGVDHDGSLDGGRPSADPASITVHDPADDWTGYLRGEIERLDDALADARFADLRGEVLPALDAAVDDLAGEFRPALCRIDQSLDNSLVDPESGAVTGLLDWEFAVAATPAYDLAFVEHTLAGGHWPLLPDQPDYGERVREGLLAGYREAGPNRVVEQFRRDRECYALLVEVHSMLNFDSWFDLRGVDSGGRREAAADALRDRARRYC, encoded by the coding sequence GACGCCGGCCAGCGACGGCTCCCACGTCGTCTACTTCCTCGACGTGGCGACCCCCAACGGGCCCCGGGAGTGCGTCCTCAAGGCGACGCGTCCAGACCAGAGCCCCGTCTGCGACGACGAGGCGCGGGTCCTCGCCGTCCTCGGCGCCCACACCGACCTCCCCGTCCCGGCGGTGTTCGGCGCCGTCGACGACGACCCCGACCTGCCGACGCCGGCGTTCCTCGCGTCGGTGCTCCCGGGCGCCAACCACAGCCGGACGGCGTTCCCGGAGTTTTCGCCCGAAGCGATCCGCGAACTCGGCCGCTCGACCGGCCGGCTCCTCGCCGAGCTCCACCGGTTCGACGCGGTGGACGCCTACGGGTTCGTCGGCGTCGACCACGACGGGTCGCTCGACGGCGGCCGCCCGAGCGCCGATCCCGCGTCGATCACCGTCCACGACCCCGCGGACGACTGGACCGGCTACCTCCGCGGGGAGATTGAACGACTGGACGACGCCCTCGCGGACGCCCGGTTCGCCGACCTGCGGGGGGAAGTCCTGCCAGCGCTCGACGCGGCGGTCGACGACCTCGCCGGCGAGTTCCGACCGGCGCTCTGTCGGATCGACCAGTCGCTGGACAACTCGCTGGTCGACCCCGAGAGCGGCGCCGTCACGGGCCTGCTCGACTGGGAGTTCGCCGTCGCCGCGACGCCGGCATACGACCTGGCGTTCGTCGAACACACCCTCGCCGGCGGCCACTGGCCGCTGCTGCCCGACCAGCCCGACTACGGCGAACGGGTCCGCGAGGGGCTCCTCGCCGGCTACCGCGAGGCCGGCCCGAACCGCGTCGTCGAGCAGTTCCGCCGAGATCGCGAGTGCTACGCGCTGCTCGTCGAGGTCCACTCGATGCTGAACTTCGACTCGTGGTTCGACCTCCGGGGGGTCGACTCCGGCGGGCGCCGCGAGGCCGCCGCCGACGCGCTCCGCGACCGCGCGCGCCGCTACTGCTGA
- a CDS encoding outer membrane protein assembly factor BamB family protein yields MTGDGRSRRRFLAGVAGAVPATAALAAGSGGASGSTAGDAERADRDGLETRDDWPMFGNNLRNSARTLATGPEEGVRIGWEADVAATTQPAVVGVRLFVGTEDGVVAYNVESGERIWRAETPSRVVTCPAVVDDIVFVGTAEGTVYAFSATEGEEDWTYEVGDTVASPVAVDADESHAYVASEDTVYQLDARAGFLNWDSEREEAVSGAVAVAPDKETVYVPTAAGRIVGLDYSTGQANRLTYGPTSGEMGPPAIDRRYAYFADRAGGLYEVDSRNGNTRLQRSLSGGVRGGVTYRYDTVYAATDRGHVHAFDTASGETDEATERWHVELAEGITAPPVLTEGGETLYLGGEAGTVYALAMSDGTRRWSAEVADGPVELTVAADAVWVTGDGLVALEPGDQTELTGATPTPTATPTPTETPTPSPTPTETPTATPTATPSPTPTATRTPTDTPASTPTATPSPTAAETATPTEAVASTPTATPSPAPAGGDGGDGDSGNGAATTTSGDGSLPAWAALAGIGGLTALGLRRAAGPTGGDGPDDD; encoded by the coding sequence ATGACCGGCGACGGGCGGAGCCGGCGGCGCTTCCTCGCGGGGGTCGCCGGCGCGGTCCCGGCGACGGCCGCGCTCGCCGCCGGCAGCGGCGGGGCGAGCGGGTCGACCGCGGGCGACGCCGAGCGGGCCGACCGCGACGGCCTGGAGACGCGCGACGACTGGCCGATGTTCGGCAACAACCTGCGCAACTCGGCGCGGACGCTCGCTACCGGGCCGGAGGAGGGCGTCCGGATCGGCTGGGAGGCCGACGTGGCGGCGACGACCCAGCCGGCGGTCGTCGGGGTGCGCCTGTTCGTCGGGACCGAGGACGGCGTCGTCGCGTACAACGTCGAGTCGGGCGAGCGGATCTGGCGGGCCGAGACGCCCTCGCGAGTGGTCACCTGTCCGGCCGTCGTCGACGACATCGTCTTCGTCGGGACCGCCGAGGGCACCGTCTACGCCTTCAGCGCGACCGAGGGCGAGGAGGACTGGACCTACGAGGTCGGCGACACGGTGGCCTCGCCGGTGGCGGTCGACGCCGACGAGAGCCACGCCTACGTCGCCAGCGAGGACACCGTCTACCAGCTCGACGCGCGGGCGGGCTTTCTCAACTGGGACAGCGAGCGCGAGGAGGCGGTCTCGGGCGCCGTCGCGGTGGCGCCGGACAAGGAGACGGTGTACGTCCCGACCGCCGCGGGCCGGATCGTCGGCCTGGACTACTCGACCGGCCAGGCCAACCGGCTGACCTACGGGCCGACGAGCGGCGAGATGGGGCCGCCGGCCATCGACCGCCGGTACGCCTACTTCGCCGACCGCGCGGGCGGGCTCTACGAGGTCGACTCCCGGAACGGCAACACCCGGCTCCAGCGGTCGCTCAGCGGCGGCGTCAGGGGCGGCGTCACCTACCGCTACGACACGGTCTACGCCGCGACGGACCGCGGCCACGTCCACGCGTTCGACACGGCCAGCGGCGAGACCGACGAGGCGACCGAGCGGTGGCACGTGGAGCTGGCGGAGGGGATCACCGCCCCGCCGGTCCTGACCGAGGGCGGCGAGACGCTGTATCTCGGCGGGGAGGCGGGGACCGTCTACGCGCTGGCGATGTCCGACGGGACGCGCCGCTGGTCGGCCGAGGTGGCCGACGGCCCCGTCGAGCTCACCGTGGCCGCCGACGCCGTCTGGGTGACCGGCGACGGGCTGGTCGCGCTCGAACCCGGCGACCAGACGGAGCTCACGGGGGCGACGCCGACCCCGACGGCGACGCCCACGCCGACCGAGACGCCGACGCCCTCTCCCACGCCGACCGAGACGCCCACGGCCACGCCGACAGCGACGCCCTCGCCCACGCCGACGGCGACGCGGACGCCGACGGACACGCCCGCGTCGACCCCGACGGCCACACCGTCACCGACGGCCGCGGAGACGGCGACGCCGACCGAGGCGGTCGCGTCGACCCCGACGGCCACGCCGTCCCCGGCGCCGGCCGGCGGCGACGGCGGGGACGGCGACAGCGGCAACGGCGCGGCGACGACGACAAGCGGCGACGGCTCGCTGCCGGCGTGGGCGGCGCTGGCCGGGATCGGCGGGCTGACGGCGCTGGGGCTCCGGCGGGCCGCCGGACCGACCGGCGGCGACGGACCGGACGACGACTGA
- a CDS encoding PQQ-binding-like beta-propeller repeat protein, protein MDDTTPHSDSTRPAPTRRRFLAGLTAAGVAGSTLSAVAGGQPPAADRAPSGAASRSWPMYAYDAANTGYSTASAPKDGIAVRWDRAIDATAEPTFDDVNAYVRSADGSLYALDRGSGETRWRYRTDGESPSPTAAAVSGGTAFMDDGAAVLAVRTGSQRQYWRTEVDGVVSAPVTVTDSRVLAGTDAGTLYSLSRDGGANRWSFDAGDSIAAAPARGGDRVFVAAADGTVSARDATGGNGRWQFEADARTGAVPPVVSGDRVYVGDSGGTVYALDRTDGRVRWRVDLDSAVVGGPTVARNTVFVPTTDGRLHALNTSGGSERWSVDLGSAASRKPVVTDDAVYVATAEDTVYAYSRTEGAENWRADLPVNDPAISVVNDMVAVVGGLYVALGSGSATAIDRGSFDAVTTRWTYETGGTATGSPALTDDALYTADDEGVCYALDPTEGGELWRSEADADLTGPVADGDGVYLGAADGTVRALAADDGSERWTVETDNPVPAAPVRWSDLVVAMDSQGRLYGIDRAEGDQRWTGRVDSGGTSPAAGGDRIYASSPSGVVSAFDAATGEELWGFRASTTVGAPAASADTVYVGDRNGRFYAVDATGKEPAERWSTELDGAVRAAPTVAGDTVYVGTDAGTLYAFDLEGDRRWEAEAGESIRSKPGVAGDLVTVGSENESVYAFDAADGSRRWAYDTAAPLRTTAAFGNDTVYVASAEIAALDPPNAVQTPTPTATATPTETPTPTATPTDGATPTDTPTPTDTPTTTPTDTPTDTTGTMPTDTPTATDAYAGGTATPTGRPTTTASGGAGGPTATPTDAPTPPATTTTGSGAGGGGGGGGPLDGFDVEPDWLPYAGAGAVAAVAALGAAVKRFGGGGSGGTGGNQADALNWGGGLDDDDN, encoded by the coding sequence ATGGACGACACGACCCCGCACTCAGATTCGACACGCCCCGCACCGACGCGGCGGCGCTTCCTCGCCGGCCTGACCGCGGCCGGCGTCGCCGGTTCGACCCTCTCGGCCGTCGCCGGCGGACAGCCCCCCGCCGCCGACCGCGCGCCCAGCGGCGCCGCGTCCCGCAGCTGGCCGATGTACGCCTACGACGCGGCGAACACGGGATACAGCACCGCGAGCGCGCCCAAAGACGGGATCGCGGTCCGCTGGGACCGGGCGATCGACGCGACCGCGGAGCCGACGTTCGACGACGTCAACGCCTACGTCCGGAGCGCGGACGGCAGCCTGTACGCGCTGGACCGCGGCTCGGGCGAGACCCGGTGGCGCTACCGGACCGACGGCGAGAGCCCCTCGCCGACCGCCGCGGCCGTCTCCGGCGGTACCGCGTTCATGGACGACGGCGCCGCGGTGCTGGCCGTCCGGACCGGTTCCCAGCGGCAGTACTGGCGCACCGAGGTCGACGGCGTCGTCTCGGCGCCGGTCACGGTGACCGACTCGCGGGTCCTCGCGGGGACCGACGCGGGGACGCTATACTCGCTGAGCCGCGACGGCGGCGCCAACAGGTGGTCGTTCGACGCCGGCGACTCGATCGCGGCCGCGCCGGCCCGCGGCGGCGACCGCGTCTTCGTCGCCGCCGCCGACGGGACGGTCTCCGCCCGCGACGCGACCGGCGGAAACGGCCGCTGGCAGTTCGAGGCCGACGCCCGCACGGGGGCGGTGCCGCCGGTCGTCAGCGGCGACCGGGTGTACGTCGGCGACAGCGGCGGGACGGTGTACGCGCTGGACCGGACGGACGGCCGTGTCCGCTGGCGGGTCGACCTGGACAGCGCCGTCGTCGGCGGGCCGACCGTCGCCCGCAACACCGTCTTCGTCCCGACGACCGACGGACGGCTCCACGCGCTCAACACGAGCGGCGGGAGCGAGCGCTGGTCGGTCGACCTGGGGTCGGCCGCGAGCCGCAAGCCGGTCGTCACCGACGACGCCGTCTACGTCGCGACCGCCGAGGACACCGTCTACGCCTACTCCCGGACCGAGGGCGCCGAGAACTGGCGCGCGGACCTGCCGGTCAACGACCCCGCGATCTCGGTGGTGAACGACATGGTCGCCGTCGTCGGCGGGCTCTACGTCGCGCTCGGGAGCGGTTCGGCGACCGCGATCGACCGCGGGTCGTTCGACGCGGTGACGACGCGGTGGACCTACGAGACCGGGGGCACGGCGACGGGGTCGCCCGCGCTCACCGACGACGCGCTGTACACGGCCGACGACGAGGGGGTCTGCTACGCCCTCGACCCGACGGAGGGCGGCGAGCTGTGGCGCTCCGAGGCCGACGCGGACCTGACCGGCCCGGTGGCCGACGGCGACGGCGTCTACCTCGGGGCCGCGGACGGGACCGTCCGCGCGCTGGCGGCCGACGACGGGAGCGAGCGGTGGACCGTCGAGACCGACAACCCGGTCCCGGCCGCGCCCGTCCGCTGGTCGGACCTCGTCGTCGCGATGGACTCCCAGGGCCGACTCTACGGGATCGACCGCGCGGAGGGCGACCAGCGGTGGACCGGTCGCGTCGACAGCGGCGGGACGAGCCCCGCCGCGGGCGGCGACCGGATCTACGCGAGTTCGCCCAGCGGCGTCGTCTCCGCGTTCGACGCCGCGACCGGCGAGGAGCTGTGGGGCTTCCGCGCCAGCACCACCGTCGGCGCCCCCGCGGCCAGCGCCGACACCGTCTACGTCGGCGACCGGAACGGTCGGTTCTACGCCGTCGACGCCACGGGCAAAGAGCCCGCCGAGCGGTGGTCGACGGAGCTGGACGGGGCCGTCAGGGCGGCGCCGACGGTCGCCGGCGACACCGTCTACGTCGGCACCGACGCGGGGACGCTGTACGCCTTCGACCTGGAGGGCGACCGCCGCTGGGAGGCCGAGGCCGGCGAGTCGATCCGCTCGAAACCCGGCGTCGCCGGCGACCTCGTGACGGTCGGCAGCGAGAACGAGAGCGTCTACGCCTTCGACGCGGCCGACGGGAGCCGGCGGTGGGCCTACGACACCGCCGCGCCGCTGCGGACGACCGCCGCCTTCGGCAACGACACCGTCTACGTCGCGAGCGCCGAGATCGCCGCGCTCGACCCGCCCAACGCCGTCCAGACGCCGACCCCGACGGCGACGGCCACGCCGACGGAGACGCCGACGCCCACGGCGACTCCGACGGACGGTGCCACGCCGACCGACACGCCGACGCCCACCGACACGCCGACGACGACGCCGACCGACACGCCGACCGACACGACGGGGACGATGCCGACCGACACGCCCACAGCGACCGACGCGTACGCCGGTGGGACCGCCACCCCGACCGGGAGACCGACGACGACGGCATCCGGCGGGGCGGGCGGACCGACGGCGACGCCGACCGACGCTCCGACGCCGCCGGCGACGACGACCACCGGCAGCGGGGCCGGCGGCGGAGGCGGTGGTGGCGGCCCGCTCGACGGGTTCGACGTCGAACCGGACTGGCTTCCCTACGCCGGCGCGGGCGCGGTCGCCGCCGTCGCCGCGCTCGGGGCGGCGGTCAAACGCTTCGGCGGTGGCGGTAGCGGCGGCACCGGCGGCAACCAGGCCGACGCCCTGAACTGGGGCGGCGGGCTCGACGACGACGACAACTGA
- a CDS encoding helix-turn-helix domain-containing protein: MRQVTFEATYPPDAAHPLHRRLAADGPVTRADLLIWGPTADVTTLTWFDAGPAAVREVLDAVDSTTEVQLVAADSGTYAFVRQSTYELPDAVLDVVADSRVAFVPPVTFRASGTARFEAVGESEALSEFYGELDAVVDTDVVRVREFRRWPEPARLTDRQREALEAAVAVGYYDIERSGSVADVAGELDCARSTAGELLRRAESAVLTAFVGDS, from the coding sequence ATGCGACAGGTCACCTTCGAGGCGACCTACCCGCCGGACGCCGCCCATCCGCTGCACCGGCGGCTGGCGGCCGACGGGCCGGTGACCCGGGCGGACCTCCTGATCTGGGGGCCGACGGCCGACGTGACGACGCTGACCTGGTTCGACGCGGGTCCGGCGGCCGTCCGGGAAGTCCTCGACGCGGTCGACTCGACGACGGAGGTACAGCTCGTCGCGGCCGACAGTGGAACCTACGCCTTCGTCCGGCAGTCGACCTACGAACTGCCCGACGCCGTGCTTGACGTGGTCGCCGACTCGCGGGTGGCCTTCGTGCCGCCGGTGACCTTCCGGGCCTCGGGGACGGCCCGGTTCGAGGCCGTCGGGGAGTCCGAGGCCCTCTCCGAGTTCTACGGGGAACTGGACGCAGTCGTCGACACCGACGTCGTACGCGTCCGGGAGTTCCGCCGCTGGCCCGAGCCCGCGCGGCTGACCGACCGCCAGCGGGAGGCGCTGGAGGCGGCCGTCGCGGTCGGCTACTACGACATCGAGCGGTCCGGATCGGTCGCCGACGTGGCCGGGGAACTGGACTGCGCCCGCAGTACGGCGGGGGAGCTCCTGCGGCGGGCGGAATCGGCGGTCCTGACGGCGTTCGTCGGGGATTCCTGA
- a CDS encoding alpha/beta fold hydrolase, with translation MRHSTLAGERADGADVPRTVAYGRTGRRLAWDEYGVAEGDPVVFLHGTPGSRRLGALVDDAAREAEVRVLAPDRPGFGRSADWPGRRPTDAGDWFGPLLADAGVERARVVGFSGGAADALALGERRPDLVDRVDLVSGAVPPSVAAATPRLQRVLGRLAAGTPRLLGAALRGQTWLAARGDPSAVVGQYTDDPDGIPPEAAEIVYEDFLEGVGRSRDGVVTELAWIAEGWGVTPADVTVPVRLWHGNADANVPLADAERLRDRLPDADLTALDGDHLRTLLAARSRAFAIAPRD, from the coding sequence ATGCGGCACTCGACGCTCGCCGGCGAGCGCGCCGACGGGGCGGACGTTCCACGGACGGTAGCGTACGGACGAACGGGGCGTCGGCTGGCCTGGGACGAGTACGGGGTGGCCGAGGGCGACCCGGTCGTCTTCCTCCACGGGACGCCGGGGTCGCGGCGCCTGGGCGCGCTCGTCGACGACGCGGCCCGCGAGGCCGAGGTTCGCGTGCTCGCGCCGGATCGGCCGGGGTTCGGCCGGTCGGCGGACTGGCCGGGGCGCCGACCGACCGACGCGGGTGACTGGTTCGGGCCGCTGCTGGCCGACGCCGGCGTCGAACGGGCGCGCGTGGTCGGCTTCTCCGGCGGGGCGGCCGACGCGCTCGCGCTCGGGGAGCGGCGGCCGGACCTGGTCGACCGGGTCGACCTCGTCTCCGGGGCCGTGCCGCCGTCGGTCGCCGCGGCGACGCCGCGGCTCCAGCGCGTCCTGGGCCGGCTGGCCGCCGGGACGCCCCGCTTGCTCGGGGCGGCCCTCCGCGGGCAGACCTGGCTGGCGGCGCGCGGCGACCCCTCGGCGGTGGTCGGGCAGTACACCGACGACCCCGACGGGATCCCGCCCGAGGCGGCCGAAATCGTGTACGAGGACTTCCTCGAAGGCGTCGGCCGCTCGCGCGACGGCGTCGTCACGGAACTCGCCTGGATCGCGGAGGGGTGGGGCGTCACGCCCGCCGACGTGACGGTTCCGGTCCGTCTCTGGCACGGGAACGCCGACGCGAACGTCCCCCTTGCCGACGCCGAGCGCCTGCGCGACCGGTTGCCCGACGCCGACCTGACCGCCCTCGACGGCGACCACCTGAGGACGCTGCTGGCCGCCCGGTCGCGCGCGTTCGCTATCGCGCCCCGGGATTGA
- a CDS encoding alpha/beta fold hydrolase, producing MVERRHETAVVDGHRIHFLTAGDPADPPLVLLHGGIIDAAGVSWGAVVEPLAREYRVVAPDLLGYGRSAKPDVTYSLSTHVDVVAAFVETVGLDDPAVAGISMGGGAALGVALRAPERVDRLVLLDSYGLGRELANGHLTRLLAKQGLTNKLAIALMRRSRGFTEASLGNIVHDTDDLSADAVDAVWEEVKRPGVGKAFRSFRAAEVGPDGYRTDFSDRLGGLGVPTLLLHGEHDEVFPHRWSERAAARIPEGEFRLLDDCAHWAPRERPGAVVDLISGFVSP from the coding sequence ATGGTCGAGCGGCGCCACGAGACGGCCGTCGTCGACGGCCACCGGATCCACTTCCTGACTGCCGGCGACCCGGCGGACCCGCCGCTGGTGTTGCTGCACGGTGGGATCATCGACGCCGCGGGGGTGAGCTGGGGCGCCGTCGTCGAACCGCTCGCCCGCGAGTACCGGGTGGTGGCGCCGGATCTGCTGGGCTACGGCCGCAGCGCCAAGCCCGACGTGACCTACTCGCTTTCCACCCACGTCGACGTGGTCGCGGCGTTCGTCGAGACGGTCGGCCTCGACGACCCCGCGGTCGCCGGCATCTCGATGGGCGGCGGCGCGGCGCTGGGAGTCGCGCTCCGCGCGCCCGAACGGGTCGACCGGCTCGTCCTGCTCGACAGCTACGGGCTCGGCCGGGAACTCGCCAACGGCCACCTGACTCGCCTGCTCGCGAAACAGGGGCTGACGAACAAGCTCGCGATCGCACTCATGCGGCGCAGTCGCGGGTTCACGGAGGCCAGCCTCGGGAACATCGTCCACGACACGGACGACCTCTCGGCCGACGCGGTCGACGCCGTCTGGGAAGAGGTCAAGCGCCCGGGCGTCGGGAAGGCCTTCCGGAGTTTTCGCGCGGCGGAGGTGGGACCCGACGGCTACCGCACGGACTTCTCCGACCGGCTGGGCGGCCTCGGGGTCCCGACGCTGCTGCTCCACGGCGAACACGACGAGGTGTTCCCCCACCGCTGGAGCGAGCGCGCGGCCGCCCGCATCCCCGAGGGGGAGTTCCGACTGCTGGACGACTGCGCCCACTGGGCGCCCCGCGAACGTCCGGGCGCCGTGGTGGACCTGATTTCGGGATTTGTCTCACCGTAG
- a CDS encoding pentapeptide repeat-containing protein produces the protein MPRPETIERIREAETEAERILEDAEADREEMLEAASDRADRIRAEIRQRAERRSEERLAEARTEIEAKREAILEAGRAERRTLEERATARREDVVGFVVDQVAAAIRDDADYSRGDILSGMDLSNRTFDDVRWFYTDCSGADLTDATLSGSALGCDFGTTTLTGSDLSGANFRSCDFSGADLSESDLSDAVLSWASFEDASAPDVDLRGATLTGAAGVRADFSGATAERTVAKRADFRDAILADGDWSRAYLPKSNLSGVDAADVDFHDSALRGADLSGADLSGVDLSGATLQGADLAGATLTGADLTHASLIEADLTGANLRGADCTSTLLRRATLREATLADVTFAAGYDSQGTKRRPSLRGADLTDATLDGTDLSAVETADATFSETR, from the coding sequence GTGCCACGACCGGAGACCATCGAACGGATACGGGAAGCGGAGACCGAAGCGGAGCGAATCCTTGAGGACGCCGAGGCCGACCGCGAGGAGATGCTCGAAGCGGCCTCGGATCGGGCGGACAGAATCCGGGCGGAGATCCGCCAGCGGGCCGAACGCCGGAGCGAGGAGCGACTCGCCGAGGCCCGCACGGAGATCGAGGCCAAACGGGAAGCTATCCTCGAAGCGGGTCGGGCGGAGCGGAGAACGCTCGAAGAGCGAGCGACGGCGCGACGGGAGGATGTCGTCGGGTTCGTCGTCGATCAGGTGGCGGCCGCGATACGAGACGATGCCGACTACAGTCGCGGAGATATTCTCAGCGGGATGGACCTGTCAAATCGAACGTTCGATGATGTGAGATGGTTCTACACGGACTGTTCGGGTGCCGATCTCACGGACGCGACACTCTCGGGAAGCGCCCTGGGCTGTGACTTCGGGACGACGACGCTCACCGGGAGCGATCTCTCCGGGGCCAATTTTCGTTCGTGTGACTTCTCCGGAGCCGATCTCAGCGAGAGCGACCTGTCGGACGCGGTCCTGTCTTGGGCCTCCTTCGAAGACGCCTCGGCACCGGATGTCGACTTGAGGGGAGCGACGCTCACGGGCGCGGCGGGCGTTCGGGCCGACTTCAGCGGCGCGACGGCTGAACGGACCGTGGCCAAGCGAGCCGACTTCCGGGATGCCATTCTCGCAGATGGCGATTGGTCGCGGGCGTATCTGCCGAAATCGAACTTATCGGGTGTCGATGCGGCCGATGTCGACTTCCACGACTCCGCCCTCCGCGGTGCGGACCTGTCCGGTGCCGACCTGTCCGGGGTCGACCTCTCGGGGGCGACACTACAGGGGGCGGACCTCGCTGGCGCGACGCTGACTGGTGCCGATCTTACCCACGCATCGCTCATCGAGGCCGACCTGACCGGGGCGAACCTCCGGGGGGCGGACTGTACGAGTACGCTCCTTCGGCGCGCGACGCTCCGCGAAGCGACGCTCGCCGACGTGACGTTCGCCGCCGGATACGACAGCCAGGGGACGAAGCGGCGTCCGTCGCTCCGGGGCGCCGACCTGACGGATGCAACACTCGACGGCACGGATCTATCGGCGGTCGAGACGGCTGACGCGACGTTCTCCGAAACGCGGTGA
- a CDS encoding cobyrinic acid a,c-diamide synthase: MNGFVLAGTSSGVGKTVATLATIHALEREGLDVQSAKAGPDFIDPSHHERVAGRPSRTLDRWLQGEAGLRRNYRRGEGDLCVVEGVMGLYDGDASSTAMVAETLDLPVVLVVDAKAGMESVAATALGFREYAARAGRDIDVAGVVAQRAHGGRHAEGIREALPDELDYFGRIAPDDDLEIPERHLGLHMGEESPLDDRALDAAADHLRVDRLREVAREPTEPESGAAVDRPTGAAAQAESTADDGDRPRVAVARDDAFRFVYPATLERIRDRGELVPFAPADGEDLPACDGVYLPGGYPENHAADLAAGPALDTLADRAADGLPAFGECGGLMALSESLTTIDGETYEMAGVLPADVTMHDRYQALDHVELRAREDTLTAGAGEHRRGHEFHYSSADPAGDARFAFDVKRGDGIADGRDGLTEYRTLGTYCHCHPESGAIDAFLDVL; the protein is encoded by the coding sequence GTGAATGGATTCGTCCTCGCCGGGACGAGCTCCGGCGTCGGGAAGACGGTCGCGACGCTCGCGACGATCCACGCGCTGGAGCGCGAGGGCCTCGACGTGCAATCCGCCAAGGCCGGCCCGGACTTCATCGACCCGAGCCACCACGAGCGGGTCGCCGGTCGCCCCTCGCGGACGCTCGACCGCTGGCTCCAGGGCGAAGCGGGCCTCCGGCGCAACTACCGCCGCGGCGAGGGGGACCTCTGCGTCGTCGAGGGCGTCATGGGCCTCTACGACGGCGACGCGTCATCGACGGCGATGGTCGCCGAGACGCTCGACCTCCCGGTCGTCCTCGTCGTCGACGCGAAGGCCGGCATGGAGAGCGTCGCGGCCACGGCGCTGGGCTTCCGGGAGTACGCCGCCCGCGCCGGCCGCGACATCGACGTGGCGGGCGTGGTCGCCCAGCGCGCCCACGGCGGCCGCCACGCCGAGGGGATCCGCGAGGCGCTGCCCGACGAACTCGACTACTTCGGGCGGATCGCGCCCGACGACGACCTCGAAATTCCGGAGCGGCACCTCGGCCTCCACATGGGCGAGGAGTCGCCGCTCGACGACAGGGCGCTGGACGCCGCCGCGGACCACCTCCGCGTCGACCGCCTGCGCGAGGTGGCCCGGGAACCGACCGAACCCGAATCCGGGGCCGCGGTCGACCGGCCGACCGGCGCGGCGGCGCAGGCGGAGTCGACGGCGGACGACGGCGACCGCCCCCGCGTCGCCGTCGCGCGCGACGACGCCTTCCGGTTCGTCTACCCGGCGACGCTCGAACGGATCCGCGACCGGGGGGAACTCGTCCCGTTCGCGCCCGCCGACGGCGAGGACCTGCCGGCGTGCGACGGCGTCTACCTCCCCGGCGGCTACCCCGAGAACCACGCCGCCGACCTGGCGGCGGGGCCGGCCCTGGACACGCTGGCCGACCGCGCCGCCGACGGCCTCCCGGCCTTCGGCGAGTGCGGCGGGCTGATGGCCCTCTCCGAGTCGCTGACGACGATCGACGGGGAGACGTACGAGATGGCCGGCGTCCTCCCGGCCGACGTGACGATGCACGACCGGTATCAGGCGCTCGACCACGTGGAACTGCGCGCCCGCGAGGACACGCTCACCGCCGGGGCGGGCGAGCACCGGCGCGGCCACGAGTTCCACTACTCCTCGGCCGACCCCGCGGGGGACGCCCGGTTCGCGTTCGACGTGAAACGGGGAGACGGCATCGCCGACGGCCGCGACGGCCTCACCGAGTACCGGACGCTCGGCACCTACTGCCACTGCCACCCCGAGAGCGGCGCTATCGACGCGTTTCTCGACGTGCTGTGA